The following proteins are encoded in a genomic region of Bubalus kerabau isolate K-KA32 ecotype Philippines breed swamp buffalo chromosome 15, PCC_UOA_SB_1v2, whole genome shotgun sequence:
- the LRRC4C gene encoding leucine-rich repeat-containing protein 4C: MLNKMTLHPQQIMIGPRFNRALFDPLLVVLLALQLLVVAGLVRAQTCPSVCSCSNQFSKVICVRKNLRDVPDGISTNTRLLNLHENQIQIIKVNSFKHLRHLEILQLSRNHIRTIEIGAFNGLANLNTLELFDNRLTTIPNGAFVYLSKLKELWLRNNPIESIPSYAFNRIPSLRRLDLGELKRLSYISEGAFEGLSNLRYLNLAMCNLREIPNLTPLIKLDELDLSGNHLSAIRPGSFQGLMHLQKLWMIQSQIQVIERNAFDNLQSLVEINLAHNNLTLLPHDLFTPLHHLERIHLHHNPWNCNCDILWLSWWIKDMAPSNTACCARCNTPPNLKGRYIGELDQNYFTCYAPVIVEPPADLNVTEGMAAELKCRASTSLTSVSWITPNGTVMTHGAYKVRIAVLSDGTLNFTNVTVQDTGMYTCMVSNSVGNTTASATLNVTAATTTPFSYFSTVTVETMEPSQDEARTTDNNVGPTPVIDWETTNVTTSLTPQSTRSTEKTFTIPVTDINSGIPGIDEVMKTTKIIIGCFVAITLMAAVMLVIFYKMRKQHHRQNHHAPTRTVEIINVDDEITGDTPMESHLPMPAIEHEHLNHYNSYKSPFNHTTTVNTINSIHSSVHEPLLIRMNSKDNVQETQI, encoded by the coding sequence ATGTTGAACAAGATGACCTTACATCCACAGCAGATAATGATAGGTCCTAGGTTTAACAGGGCCTTATTTGACCCCCTGCTTGTGGTGCTGCTGGCTCTTCAACTTCTTGTGGTGGCTGGTCTGGTGCGGGCTCAAACCTGCCCTTCCGTCTGCTCCTGCAGCAACCAGTTCAGCAAGGTGATTTGTGTTCGGAAAAACCTACGTGATGTTCCAGATGGCATCTCCACCAACACCCGGCTGCTGAACCTCCATGAGAACCAAATCCAGATCATCAAAGTGAATAGCTTCAAACACTTGAGGCACCTGGAAATCCTACAGTTGAGTAGGAATCATATCAGAACAATTGAAATCGGGGCCTTCAATGGTCTGGCAAACCTCAACACGCTGGAACTCTTTGACAATCGTCTTACGACCATCCCGAATGGAGCTTTTGTATATTTGTCTAAACTGAAGGAGCTCTGGTTGCGAAACAACCCCATCGAAAGCATCCCTTCTTATGCTTTTAACAGAATCCCTTCTTTGCGCCGGCTAGACTTAGGGGAATTGAAAAGGCTTTCATACATCTCAGAAGGTGCCTTTGAAGGTCTGTCTAACTTGAGGTATTTGAACCTTGCCATGTGCAATCTCCGAGAAATCCCTAACCTCACGCCGCTCATAAAACTAGATGAGCTGGATCTTTCTGGGAATCATCTATCTGCCATCAGGCCTGGCTCTTTCCAGGGGTTGATGCACCTTCAGAAATTGTGGATGATACAGTCCCAGATTCAAGTGATTGAACGGAATGCCTTTGATAACCTTCAGTCACTGGTGGAGATCAACCTGGCACACAACAATCTGACATTACTGCCTCATGACCTCTTCACACCCTTGCATCATCTAGAGCGGATACACTTACATCACAACCCCTGGAACTGTAACTGTGAcatcctgtggctcagctggtggaTAAAAGACATGGCCCCCTCCAATACAGCTTGCTGTGCCCGGTGTAACACCCCTCCCAATCTGAAAGGGAGGTACATTGGGGAGCTTGACCAGAATTATTTCACATGCTATGCTCCTGTCATTGTGGAGCCCCCAGCAGACCTCAATGTCACTGAAGGCATGGCAGCTGAGCTGAAATGTCGGGCCTCCACGTCCCTAACCTCCGTATCTTGGATTACTCCAAACGGAACAGTCATGACACATGGGGCATATAAAGTGCGGATAGCTGTGCTCAGTGATGGCACATTAAACTTCACGAATGTAACCGTGCAAGATACAGGCATGTACACATGTATGGTGAGTAATTCTGTGGGAAATACCACCGCTTCAGCCACCCTGAATGTTACCGCAGCAACCACTACTCCCTTCTCTTACTTTTCAACTGTCACGGTAGAGACTATGGAACCTTCTCAGGATGAGGCACGGACCACAGATAACAATGTGGGTCCCACTCCGGTGATCGACTGGGAGACCACTAACGTGACCACCTCCCTCACGCCACAGAGCACAAGGTCAACAGAAAAGACATTCACCATCCCTGTGACTGATATAAACAGTGGGATCCCAGGAATTGATGAGGTCATGAAGACTACCAAAATCATCATTGGCTGTTTCGTGGCCATCACACTCATGGCTGCAGTGATGCTGGTCATTTTCTACAAGATGAGGAAGCAGCATCATCGGCAAAACCATCATGCCCCAACGAGGACTGTTGAAATTATTAATGTGGATGATGAGATTACAGGAGACACGCCCATGGAAAGCCACCTGCCCATGCCTGCGATTGAGCATGAGCACCTCAATCACTATAACTCTTACAAATCTCCTTTCAACCACACAACAACAGTTAACACAATAAATTCAATACACAGTTCAGTGCATGAACCGTTATTGATCCGGATGAACTCTAAAGACAATGTCCAGGAGACTCAAATCTAA